ACGTCTATATGACGAAGGTGCTCGACGGTGCCGTCCTGGCGGCGGAGATGGCTGTCGGAACGGGCCGGTGTCGCGTTTACATCGTGGAGCCGCAGGATCACGTCGAGGACGACCCGAACGTGACCGACAAGAAATTTCCGGGCAACCCCACGCATTCCTATCGCAGCCGAAACCCCGTGAAGGTCGTCGGGGAGGTCACCGACTGGGTCGGGCATTCTCCTGAATACCTAGAGAAGTTCCGCGCCGGCCTAGAAGAACTCAGACGCCAAGGAAACGCCGTGCTCTACGACTAACCGCCGCCTCCACCGAGCTCGCACCGCAGGCTATCTAGGCGGACGGGCCCGCCACGATCATCGGAGTGGCGACGTCGCGCCCACACAATATGGCCCAATCGAACGAGATGACTTCGGTGGAAGTCAAAAGCCGTTGTACGACAAGACGATCCGACGGTGGAGACTGGGTCAACTAAGGTTTTCTATTCATCAATCGTGCTGTGCCCCGGTGGTGGCTCGCCTTTCGCCCGCTCAACGCCGGCCGCCTCCGCCGGAGCGTACGGGACGTTCGTCGCGCACACTAGAACACGCATCCGACGCTTGGAGGACCGATACCAGAATGAACCCGGTTGCCGAATTCGACTACATCATCGTGGGGGCCGGCAGCGCGGGCTGCCTGCTCGCTAATCGGCTCAGCGCCAATCGTGATTGCCGTGTGCTCCTGATTGAGGCCGGCGGCACAGATGATTGGTTCTGGATCAAGGTGCCGGTTGGCTATCTATACACAATCGCCAACCCCCGCACCGATTGGTGTTTTACGACCGAGCCCGACCCGGGTCTGGCCGGCCGGAGCATTCACTACGCGCGGGGCCGCGTGATCGGCGGCTGCTCGTCGATCAACGCGATGATCCACATGCGCGGACAGGCCAGCGATTACGATCTGTGGGCGCAAGCCACCGGCGACGATCGATGGCGTTGGGGCGGCTCGGATTCTC
This Mycobacterium simiae DNA region includes the following protein-coding sequences:
- the arr gene encoding NAD(+)--rifampin ADP-ribosyltransferase, with protein sequence MAEMADTPERFIAHESGAYFHGTKADLRVGDFLMPGYPSNYRPGHVANHVYMTKVLDGAVLAAEMAVGTGRCRVYIVEPQDHVEDDPNVTDKKFPGNPTHSYRSRNPVKVVGEVTDWVGHSPEYLEKFRAGLEELRRQGNAVLYD